The Ranitomeya imitator isolate aRanImi1 chromosome 3, aRanImi1.pri, whole genome shotgun sequence genome has a window encoding:
- the RPL11 gene encoding large ribosomal subunit protein uL5, with product MADKSEKENPMRELRIRKLCLNICVGESGDRLTRAAKVLEQLTGQTPVFSKARYTVRSFGIRRNEKIAVHCTVRGAKAEEILEKGLKVREYELRKNNFSDTGNFGFGIQEHIDLGIKYDPSIGIYGLDFYVVLGRPGFSIADKKHKAATIGAKHRIGKEEAMRWFQQKYDGIILPGK from the exons ATGGCG GACAAATCCGAGAAGGAAAACCCCATGCGTGAGCTGAGAATCCGCAAACTCTGCCTCAATATCTGTGTTGGTGAGAGTGGTGACAGACTGACCCGAGCAGCTAAAGTGCTGGAGCAGCTCACTGGGCAGACCCCTGTGTTTTCTAAAG CTCGCTACACCGTGCGGTCTTTTGGAATCAGGAGAAATGAAAAGATTGCAGTTCACTGTACAGTCCGTGGAGCTAAAGCAGAAGAAATTCTTGAGAAGGGCCTAAAG GTCAGAGAATATGAACTGAGGAAGAACAACTTTTCTGACACAGGAAACTTTGGTTTTGGTATCCAGGAGCACATTGATCTGGGAATTAAATATGACCCAAGCATTGGAATTTATGGGCTGGATTTTTATGTG gttcttgggcgccctggattcAGCATTGCTGACAAAAAGCATAAGGCTGCAACCATTGGTGCAAAGCACCGAATTGGCAAAGAGGAGGCCATGCGCTGGTTCCAACAGAAG TATGATGGAATCATCCTCCCTGGAAAATGA